A segment of the Anopheles cruzii chromosome 2, idAnoCruzAS_RS32_06, whole genome shotgun sequence genome:
GATCGGTATCATCGGTACGCCGTCCTTGATTTCATCCTCGTCCGGTTGCTGGTAGTCCTTTAAGGCGTCGGATAAGCACTCGATGACCCATTCGATGCTTTGCTTCATGGAGTTTCCCatggttgccattttttttctggacAAGCGATACATTCAACCGTGTACTGACCGGTGGTAACTCGTAATCGCATTCGTCACTGGTGCCACCATCGCTGCTATAGTGGCCGTGGTGAGTTGGGTTATGAGATGAAACTTTTTTAGCAGGCCTAACTTCTGTTTCGTCCGCTATCAAACCAAGCGCAATCATTTGCTTGACGATAGCCTgtctggtgaatgttttttcgAACGCTTCGGCAATTATCCGCAACACGTTCTTCTCCAGACGATGCTCCTCGTACAGTAGCTTCAGGTTTTCTATTCGCTCCACAACTTGGCCTGTTTCTGTTGATTGATGTTGCTTCGTTTGGTGGGCGCCTTGAATATAAGTCCCAGCTCCTTAACCTTTTTGGTAACTGCTCGCCGTGTCCGTGatttgttgatgatgttgtccAGCAACCAATCAATAACATCTAcaagtttaatttcaattttaattttaattgaaagtgATTTTAACACCTTTTATTCCAGTCACCAGAGTTGAAAATGCCCAAACGCAACGTAGCGTTTATCAAGCCAGAGGAGCCGAGctttttgaagaaaatgaaggAACAGATTGGCTACAAAGAAGGTCCTTCGGTAGACGATAAGGTATTCAGCACAACGCAACCTATTGACGACGCGTAAGGGCAATGATAAAgtatattttctctttgtagcgtgaagcaatagaaaactACTCTGATGACTCAGATGACGAAGAGAAGGAAGACGAAAGACCACAAGTGGTGGTGATCAAGGAAGGTGATCTTACAGAAGCAGAGGCCGACAAAGCCTTTAAAGGTAACCACTAACCGCTACGGCTCGCTTAGCGTGAATAAGTTTAAACTCTTCAACGACCACTACTTTCAGAGGAAAGTGAGAAGCCGGCGGATTTGAGCCAAAAAATTGTGTTCAaatcgaagaaggcgaagcTGGATAAGGCGGACGACAAACCAAAAGCAGAGCAAAAGAAGCCTAGAAAAGCCAAGGATAAACAGCACAGCAAACTTTCCTTCGATGcggaagatgaagaagatTAAGCGTATAAGGGCCGTTTCATTACTAAGCCAGAAGGGTATACTCAAAAGCCGCTGATTCCCACACAAATTGTACATATTATTCCGTCGacgatttattttatgcccAAAATAAGGTCAAAAGAGTGaatacaaataaaatgccAGGTGGCCTAATTCGGGTCAACCCACTACACGCGGAGGGCAAACGGCGGGTCCGACAGCGGGTAGCTAGGGGGATTCGATCGGCAGAACAAAATAGTTACAACAACGAAATGTGCGAAAGAGACCGCCATGTTCGGGTGGTTTCTCTCGCACCTCCCGCCACCCTCCCTACCACTTCCGCCCGCCAGACCCATGCCCATCGTTGACGCCATTTTATGTTTGCACATTTTCTGACAGTGAAaggcaaacataaaatgaagTATTGGCTCAAGAAAGTCCTGCGCAAAACGAGCACGATCTTACCGGTTGATCTCCCGAAGGACTTCGAACACGTGTGCACACCGGTGAGGCCCCGGTAGTTCCGGTTTTCGgggaaaatcgaaagcgaatCCCAATTGGTGGCGATATTTTCGAAGCCAGTGAAGAAAAGTCACCCCCCAAGAAACCGCCCGCGTCCTCCCCCCGCCGCCCCATCGAATTTCTGCTTACGCTGCGACCTTCTTTTGGCCCCCGCGCCGTCTTTCCTTTTTGCCGCCTTCTAGTGGCTCTCTTCAATTACTCGAGAGCGCTCTcggcgctctctcgctcacagCATTTTTATACGTTCGTTTAGTGCCCATGGTTGAGTGCTTCGTTCGTGCTGGCAAAGACGGGCATCTACGCCAATGAACTGTTCACCTCGGATCGGGCAGCAGAAAATGCATACTGCCAACAAATTTTGTGGCCTGTGCAAAACATTGCCTGCACCGACCGGTCGTGTGCATTGTGCATCGTGTAACGGTGTGACGAAAGCGTGTGCaacaccgaaccggagcgtCGTGAACGAACCATTGTAAACGCACGCGATAGACCTGGCGGtagtgtgtgttggttcgaGAGAGCTTTGGCTCAGCTGCTCAATTTAATTTGGAGCCGACCGTCCGAGCAAACACGCGTACCGTTCGTATCGCTACGCGTTATGCGCGATTCCTAGTAACGGGTTAAGAAAGTGAGCATATACTGAAAAGTGTAGGTTAGAGCGTTCCGCCGGCAGCTAGATCGGttcgccgtgcgtgcgtgccgtaAATTTTTCACCGTTCGCCCGTTTGGTTGCAGTTTGGTCGTTCTGAAAAGATTTCCCAATGACACTTACCCTCTGCGATGGGATGGGAAGGAAAACGGTTTGCACATAGGGccccgtgtgcgtgcgcgcgcgtgtgtgtgtgtgtgtgcccgtgcgTCTGTGCGTCTGTGTGCTAGCCACTAGGACCCGATGGTGTCCATTCTACGAGGGAATTAAAATGGGAGCAAGCTTATGACCTCCTCTCCGCTGTGTACTCCACTCCTCGCCCACCACTCGCCCTGCCCCGGTCACTTCCATCGGATGGCATGTGTGTGCTTAAAGGgttagtgtttttttcttcttctctctaCTCCTCACAAAGCAAGCAACGACAATGGTGTGGTGTTGTGCGTGTGGCGCGCGTTAGTGTGCGCGCGTGCGATTCGTAGATGTATTGCAAGAAAAGCGTCACAGAAGTAGGGCAGGGTAGGAGTGGAGCGGGGTCGGTGCGGGGTGCCCCCTCGCACACACTGCCCACGGTTGGTTCCCACAAAACGCTGATCCAAGCGACGGGCGGGCGAGCAAGAGATACCAATACACGGAGAGTGAGAGGCAAGAAATGCGCGAGTGAAGCGAAGAGCAGTAgcactgtgtttgtgtttgtgtgcacgGGCCCCGTGTACGTAGTGTCGGTAGTGCCCACACACAAGCCCACCGCTTGACAGGAAAAAAGcggtggaaaaagaaaaagatgtGGAACGCGCAGGGGGAAGTATAGGTGCGGTGGTgcgcgtacgtgtgtgtgtgtgcgttcgtgtgcCTGTGCTGccagttgttgttggttgttgctgttttccttTGGCCGCAGCAGGCAGTGATGCCATCGTTCGGAGCAGGTTTAtaggcgctggtggtggcgtggtgtCGGTGGGGAGCAACAACACCGAGCGGTGGAGCGTGTGCAATGCGGTCGGAGGCaggcgtggtggtggaggcagATATTTTCCAAGCAAATCCAATATGGCGCCCGGAGTGGTGGAAGGGTAGAGAACGCAACTGGAACTATCGTGTCACTTTCCGTGACACAGAGCGACACTTTTCTGTGAACCACAAGCGCCAAACGCCAAAACAGCTGGAAGCGAAGGACAAGGTTGacgtgagcgcgcgcgtgtatgGGGGAACATAAACACAGCCGGCGGCCAGTAGTGTGCTCTCGCGGATTTCGGAGTAAATAATGGGGTTTGACCGGCGGCTTTTAAGGCGCGCGGATAATCGAAAGTGGTGGTGCGCGCTGTGACAGCGAGACCGAGTCACGCGGAGCGGCGTGCTCGAGAGCGGACAccgtttgaaaacaaatgaaaactgGTGTGCGTACGGCCCATCACCGAGACCGgcgcgcaagagagagagagcgagcgaacttTTTGCgggtttctctttttcttcacGCGAGTTTTCCGCGTGGGACAACGGGCGAAAAGAAACCGCGTTTcacacccggtggtggtggccgtttccTCTTGGCGGCTGGCTGACCGGCCCCGGAAGAAACCCAAATTTGAtacgcgccgcgcgcgcggtacaATTTGTTTACGAGCGCCATTGGCTGTCACCCGGCTCGCGAGAGAGCTTTAtgtatgtgtgcgcgcgcgagccGCATGCTTCTCGTGGgctggtgtgcgtgagtgGAACGAAGCGGTTGGTCGTGTGCGTGCCACCGTGGTCGCTGtttattctctttctctcgcgcaATTCCCCCGACACGGTGAACGGATCGGTCACTGTCGCGcggagaaaagcaaaacataccGGCCGCGGCTCATTAatgaacggcggcggccctgctgttgttggtgtgttttcgttcggtACCCGAATTTTATGTGTGCAAACTGCATATTGATTGCATCCTTGGTTGCTTTGCTGCCGGACTGGCCAGCTGGGAAGGTAAACACATCTCTTACACGCCGCTTGATtgtgttctctctctttttagTAGTCACCTGTAAGGATTACAGAATATTGGTGCTGTGTTCGGTGGTTTGTGGACGGAAAACATTCACTCGCGCCCCCCAATGTGAACAGCTGTTTGGCTGTGAGAATCTAAACGTTcaaagtgaaacataaaaaccgaacGCTTTATCGCTCTCGCGCCATCATTTCGTCAGCAACCAACCTATCCTTTCACCAGTGCGGGGCGATAGACAGGGTAAGTAAGCCAAGCGATGCGGTGTGTTTATGATTGCTTTCCATTTGGTTCTGCCGCATTTTTCCAGTGACGCTGTGATTTGATGGTTCTCAAGAATGATGGGCGCACGCAAGAAGCACTATTGAAGCGAACAATCAAAGTAACCCTTTCCACTCGTCACCACCACTGTCGATGAACACACAGAAATGGGTTGTCAAAATCGATTTGTTGAacgctggcaacactgcccgCGAAGCGCTTCTCGAGGGATTGAAGGGGACCATATTTTAGGTTATGTTTGACTCCGCGGTCGGGAGTATCTATTACTCTCGTCGTTCGGTGCGGTCTCCTGGCAAGAAGTTTTCGGATTCGGTGTGAATCATTCGTAGCCAAAGACGGTAGTTGTCCGGTTCAATTTGAAATATCTTGCACACCACAATTACCTAATGACCACCAAAACCTTCTTACCGTATACTTGTCGTGGCCCCCAAACAGGACCCTGCGGTTTCGTCGGAGAAttgctctcactctctctgttctGTTTCTGAACATTCTTCTACTCTTCACTTGTGGCCGACCCGAAGGAAGGTCCGCGCGCGGGATCCTTGTGAGGACCGGCAGGAAACCTTgtaccgccgtcgtcgtgttccCGACAGGCGCAAACCGTACCGAAGAAGTGGACCCTGGCGCAGTCTGCCGCGCGTCCGTGTGACCCACGGGGAAAAGAGAGTGGCCTGGCTGGGAAGGGTAGAAAGCGGGAGAacccgaccgaaaccgaaagagagaacgggacacacaatggccacagGTTCatatgaaacagaaaaagacagagagagaaagtgagaatgagagagtgcgagagtgaatggcgacggcggcggcaaatcGGCAAACTTTCCGTCCGCTGCTGCCATACCATCATATCTCGTCGACGACTCtcttgttggtggtgtgtggaCCAGGAGTCGCGCGCGTAGGTGCGTAGGAGAGTGGCGGCAAAGGAAGTCGTCGGTAGCAATAGATGGGGAGAGACGATCATGTCGCACGTGGGATGCAGTGAGGAAGCGAAGACGAGCGGGCAGAGGAAGCGAGGGTTCCCAAGCTCAACCAGGCGCACGCGATAGACCTGGCGGtagtgtgtgttggttcgaGAGAGCTTTGGCTCAGCTGCTCAATTTAATTTGGAGCCGACCGTCCGAGCAAACACGCGTACCGTTCGTATCGCTACGCGTTATGCGCGATTCCTAGTAACGGGTTAAGAAAGTGAGCATATACTGAAAAGTGTAGGTTAGAGCGTTCCGCCGGCAGCTAGATCGGttcgccgtgcgtgcgtgccgtaAATTTTTCACCGTTCGCCCGTTTGGTTGCAGTTTGGTCGTTCTGAAAAGATTTCCCAATGACACTTACCCTCTGCGATGGGATGGGAAGGAAAACGGTTTGCACATAGGGccccgtgtgcgtgcgcgcgcgtgtgtgtgtgtgtgtgcccgtgcgTCTGTGCGTCTGTGTGCTAGCCACTAGGACCCGATGGTGTCCATTCTACGAGGGAATTAAAATGGGAGCAAGCTTATGACCTCCTCTCCGCTGTGTACTCCACTCCTCGCCCACCACTCGCCCTGCCCCGGTCACTTCCATCGGATGGCATGTGTGTGCTTAAAGggttagtgtttttttttcttctctctacTCCTCACAAAGCAAGCAACGACAATGGTGTGGTGTTGTGCGTGTGGCGCGCGTTAGTGTGCGCGCGTGCGATTCGTAGATGTATTGCAAGAAAAGCGTCACAGAAGTAGGGCAGGGTAGGAGTGGAGCGGGGTCGGTGCGGGGTGCCCCCTCGCACACACTGCCCACGGTTGGTTCCCACAAAACGCTGATCCAAGCGACGGGCGGGCGAGCAAGAGATACCAATACACGGAGAGTGAGAGGCAAGAAATGCGCGAGTGAAGCGAAGAGCAGTAgcactgtgtttgtgtttgtgtgcacgGGCCCCGTGTACGTAGTGTCGGTAGTGCCCACACACAAGCCCACCGCTTGACAGGAAAAAAGcggtggaaaaagaaaaagatgtGGAACGCGCAGGGGGAAGTATAGGTGCGGTGGTgcgcgtacgtgtgtgtgtgtgcgttcgtgtgcCTGTGCTGccagttgttgttggttgttgctgttttccttTGGCCGCAGCAGGCAGTGATGCCATCGTTCGGAGCAGGTTTAtaggcgctggtggtggcgtggtgtCGGTGGGGAGCAACAACACCGAGCGGTGGAGCGTGTGCAATGCGGTCGGAGGCaggcgtggtggtggaggcagATATTTTCCAAGCAAATCCAATATGGCGCCCGGAGTGGTGGAAGGGTAGAGAACGCAACTGGAACTATCGTGTCACTTTCCGTGACACAGAGCGACACTTTTCTGTGAACCACAAGC
Coding sequences within it:
- the LOC128268147 gene encoding uncharacterized protein KIAA1143 homolog, which codes for MPKRNVAFIKPEEPSFLKKMKEQIGYKEGPSVDDKREAIENYSDDSDDEEKEDERPQVVVIKEGDLTEAEADKAFKEESEKPADLSQKIVFKSKKAKLDKADDKPKAEQKKPRKAKDKQHSKLSFDAEDEED